A genomic stretch from Telmatocola sphagniphila includes:
- the lpdA gene encoding dihydrolipoyl dehydrogenase, producing the protein MSEINKETQLLVIGGGPGGYPAALAAADHGIRVILVDADPKLGGVCLNRGCIPSKALLHVAKMINETREAEEWGVHFSPAKIDLPKLASFVQQKVIGKLNGGVAALCKGRGVEVINAKAIFEGPNTVRLEGANTGRIKFENAIVATGSVPAMPPAFALGDPRIMDSTGALQLQDIPSKLLIIGGGYIGLEIGTVYAALGSKITVVEFTDGLLPTADRDLVVPLEKRLRASFENIYLNTKVASLQPTPQGIVATLEGKDVPGQMTFDRVLVSVGRRPISQGFGLETAGVAVDKKGFILVDAQRRTNVPNIYAIGDVAGEPGLAHKATAEAKVVVEALLGEPAEFSPKAIPAVVFTDPELAWCGLTERDAQAQNIPYEKTVFPWAASGRAITLARTEGFTKMLFDPESKRVLGIAFVGVGAGEMIAEGVLAVEMGAVARDLADSIHAHPTLSETVMEASELAIGSATHLAKPKKVAK; encoded by the coding sequence ATGAGCGAAATCAATAAGGAAACGCAACTTCTCGTCATTGGGGGAGGCCCCGGCGGCTACCCGGCCGCCCTGGCGGCTGCGGATCATGGCATCAGAGTGATCCTCGTCGATGCCGATCCGAAATTGGGCGGAGTCTGCCTGAATCGCGGTTGCATTCCTTCAAAAGCTCTGCTGCACGTTGCCAAAATGATCAACGAAACACGAGAAGCCGAGGAATGGGGCGTTCATTTCAGCCCGGCCAAAATCGATCTCCCCAAGTTGGCTTCCTTCGTTCAGCAGAAAGTCATCGGCAAACTGAACGGCGGCGTGGCGGCCTTGTGCAAGGGCCGCGGCGTGGAGGTCATCAACGCCAAGGCCATTTTCGAAGGCCCTAATACGGTGCGGCTCGAAGGAGCCAACACTGGGCGAATCAAGTTTGAAAACGCGATCGTGGCAACCGGTTCGGTTCCTGCCATGCCTCCCGCTTTTGCCCTCGGCGATCCGCGAATCATGGACTCCACTGGAGCCCTGCAACTCCAAGACATTCCCTCCAAATTGCTGATCATCGGCGGCGGCTACATCGGCCTGGAAATCGGAACCGTTTACGCGGCTCTGGGGAGCAAAATCACGGTCGTCGAGTTCACCGATGGCCTATTGCCGACGGCGGATCGCGACTTGGTGGTTCCGCTGGAAAAGCGGCTGCGAGCCAGCTTCGAGAACATCTATCTGAATACCAAAGTTGCCTCTTTGCAGCCAACGCCGCAAGGAATTGTAGCTACTCTCGAAGGCAAAGATGTGCCTGGCCAGATGACCTTCGACCGAGTTCTCGTATCCGTCGGCCGTCGGCCAATCTCGCAAGGATTCGGTTTGGAGACAGCGGGCGTCGCAGTCGACAAAAAAGGCTTCATTCTGGTCGATGCCCAACGTCGGACCAATGTGCCGAATATCTATGCGATTGGAGACGTGGCCGGTGAACCGGGACTGGCTCATAAAGCGACGGCTGAGGCCAAAGTGGTTGTGGAAGCTCTTCTGGGTGAACCGGCTGAGTTTTCCCCCAAGGCCATCCCCGCCGTGGTCTTCACCGATCCTGAACTGGCGTGGTGCGGCTTGACCGAGCGGGATGCGCAGGCTCAGAACATTCCCTATGAAAAGACTGTTTTTCCGTGGGCGGCTTCGGGTCGGGCGATCACTTTGGCTCGAACTGAGGGATTCACCAAAATGTTGTTCGATCCCGAATCGAAACGGGTTCTGGGCATTGCTTTTGTGGGTGTGGGCGCGGGGGAAATGATTGCCGAAGGTGTGCTGGCCGTCGAAATGGGCGCTGTGGCTCGCGATCTGGCCGATAGCATTCATGCCCATCCCACACTGTCGGAGACGGTGATGGAAGCTTCCGAACTGGCTATCGGTTCGGCCACCCACTTGGCCAAACCCAAGAAAGTGGCCAAGTAA
- a CDS encoding NupC/NupG family nucleoside CNT transporter yields the protein MNPTVGTPLPLRLGISVVVAGLIVFTIAYAEKLGHRGQSALGFLCFLGTAAAFSNNLQRVKLKTLFWGILLQFSLAYAVLKFDDVRRVFEVVGEGIKTLIACSDVGADFVFGSLSKPGGPSGFVFAFKALPPIIFISSFFSVLYYLGVLQLIVRFFAFLMRYVMGTSGAETLSVSANVFMGQTEAPLIVKPFIPRMTKSELLTLMASGMAHISGGMMAVYISYGADPVSILCTCIIACPCSLYLSKLVMPEIDTPETSDGADIKVPRTHANAIDAAAGGVKDGLFLAMNVAAMLIAFLAFIALFDAIIGSIWPEWSIQKIMGILFQPVAILMGIEPSESERVGSLLGIKLAANEHVAYVKFTKDAVLGMNPTMKLGMGAGMGVVGAAIQDTVCLSQRSQLLTVYALSGFANFASIGIQLGGIGAMAEGRRSDLAKLGLKALFVGYMVTLINAAVAGMIMEPKPVQYFFNP from the coding sequence ATGAACCCAACGGTTGGCACGCCGCTACCTCTGCGATTGGGCATTAGCGTAGTCGTAGCTGGTCTGATCGTTTTCACGATTGCCTATGCGGAGAAACTGGGCCACCGCGGGCAATCAGCTCTAGGGTTTTTGTGCTTTCTAGGTACAGCCGCCGCTTTTTCGAATAATCTCCAGCGTGTCAAACTTAAGACCCTGTTCTGGGGGATTCTGCTTCAATTCAGTCTCGCTTATGCGGTGTTGAAATTCGATGACGTGCGACGAGTTTTCGAGGTTGTGGGGGAGGGAATTAAAACGCTCATCGCCTGTTCCGATGTAGGCGCCGATTTCGTCTTTGGATCGCTCTCCAAACCGGGCGGACCTTCCGGCTTTGTTTTTGCATTTAAAGCATTGCCGCCGATCATCTTTATTTCGTCTTTCTTCAGCGTGCTCTATTATCTCGGCGTTCTGCAGTTGATTGTTCGCTTTTTTGCTTTCCTCATGCGTTACGTGATGGGAACTAGCGGAGCGGAAACGTTGTCCGTTTCCGCCAACGTATTCATGGGTCAGACGGAAGCTCCTTTGATCGTGAAACCCTTTATTCCCCGCATGACAAAATCCGAATTGCTAACGCTGATGGCGAGCGGCATGGCTCACATCTCTGGGGGAATGATGGCCGTTTATATCTCTTACGGGGCTGATCCGGTTTCGATTCTCTGCACCTGCATTATCGCGTGTCCATGCAGTCTCTATTTGAGCAAACTGGTCATGCCGGAAATTGATACACCAGAAACATCCGACGGTGCGGATATCAAAGTGCCGCGGACTCATGCCAACGCCATCGATGCGGCGGCTGGCGGCGTGAAAGACGGTCTGTTTCTGGCGATGAACGTCGCGGCCATGCTCATCGCCTTTCTGGCCTTCATTGCCCTTTTCGATGCCATTATCGGTTCGATTTGGCCGGAATGGAGCATCCAGAAAATCATGGGGATTCTGTTCCAGCCGGTGGCCATCCTCATGGGGATTGAACCGAGTGAATCGGAACGCGTGGGGAGCCTGCTGGGAATTAAACTCGCGGCGAATGAACATGTGGCCTACGTGAAGTTCACGAAGGACGCCGTGCTTGGGATGAATCCCACCATGAAGCTCGGGATGGGAGCAGGCATGGGAGTGGTGGGCGCGGCCATTCAGGACACGGTTTGCCTGAGCCAACGATCGCAACTTCTGACCGTTTACGCCTTGAGCGGTTTCGCGAATTTCGCTTCGATTGGAATTCAACTCGGCGGCATTGGAGCCATGGCCGAGGGAAGGCGATCCGATTTGGCGAAACTGGGACTGAAAGCCCTTTTTGTGGGCTATATGGTCACATTGATCAACGCTGCGGTTGCCGGGATGATAATGGAACCAAAGCCCGTTCAATATTTCTTTAATCCGTAA
- a CDS encoding c-type cytochrome: protein MALSMMRLAILLSYALILPVSVGAVDSNRVQDIEPDQIKPGILVEYQDAQNRVQRLEPMIALNVPSGESPHPVIDVSKYTVKWQGTLSILRNGSYRFDANLNGKLTFKIGSKSVFDNVISTGTNVTSAPLELQSGIWPITLEYTATTSPGRLELFWKAPESRRETIPPSVLGHQLATLPKDISASNSTEYGRFLFEEMACSKCHTSGDPVKAGIPDRTGPNLSKIASRTNANWLHSWLLDPTKLRPSTAMPKLFADDEEGRAEAKAVTAYLSTLGNSSNRPANKSRPQDFLKSINAGQTLFTSIGCVACHPKAISKDKLDTGVYGFGGVAAVSWEYPLGTVGSKFTEQSLIEYLQNPLYTNPHGRMPNMNLAGADTVNIARYLLQSTEQLPAMSALNQPPSAGLVSKAVSTDKEKAEFAKVDSAKQWQIIGQKLVATKGCVNCHIIETPGSKLSVGKYPALEEIRASTQPGCTSLTHSKGPRYSLNENQKTALQTFLKSKQVWPGNKATSYQTSLAFKRFACLNCHQRDGEGGISNDLAELIKKSEKAENVDDIRPPVLTGVGHKLRTSWFRQLLLESGRSRPWMGLRMPQYGSANIQFLVEGLSRVEAAEPDDSIQVVAPSKELLDAGRLMVGKNGLGCISCHDIAGIPNTGTRGPDLATTNQRVRYDWYLRWLEQPQRMAPNTRMPQIFVNGKSPLPNLLGGDSHKQADAMWAYMSLGPTMPLPFGLEPPKGVTIAVRERAEILRTFMPETGSRSIAVGYPGHLNMVFDAATCRTAYVWSGNFLDASPVWNDRGGAPAKILGTKIWAAPEVNPWAATSSNEAPDFKTRKNDPAYGARLPDLKRFDGEPRLNFEGYALDKDGLPTFRYRVKSDSAEPLQISEKPRPLASSSMNGLERDYSLQAPDGQQTWLLVATSTTPPKWIESPKKFSTLTESQTLASTSLIAVAGEGRRVTVYQTSSLSCPATWVIRKNGTNFEVLLKISADSKKKESLKVRSWMPAQLDETSLQFIFESK from the coding sequence ATGGCTCTTTCTATGATGCGACTTGCTATTCTCCTCAGTTACGCACTGATACTTCCCGTCTCCGTCGGTGCTGTGGATTCGAATCGAGTTCAGGACATCGAACCAGATCAAATCAAGCCGGGGATTCTGGTCGAATATCAGGATGCTCAAAATCGGGTTCAGCGACTGGAACCGATGATCGCTTTAAACGTTCCGAGCGGTGAAAGTCCGCATCCGGTAATAGACGTCAGCAAATACACCGTCAAATGGCAGGGAACATTGAGTATTTTGCGTAATGGTTCCTACCGTTTCGACGCTAATCTCAACGGTAAGTTGACGTTCAAAATTGGCTCGAAGAGTGTTTTTGATAATGTCATTTCCACTGGAACCAATGTGACATCGGCTCCCCTGGAACTGCAATCGGGAATCTGGCCGATCACCCTGGAATACACCGCGACGACCTCCCCCGGACGATTGGAGCTTTTCTGGAAGGCCCCGGAATCCCGCCGGGAAACGATTCCACCCTCCGTCCTCGGCCATCAACTGGCCACACTACCTAAAGATATTTCTGCTTCGAATTCGACGGAATACGGCCGGTTTTTGTTTGAAGAAATGGCCTGCTCCAAATGCCATACAAGTGGCGACCCGGTGAAGGCGGGGATTCCGGATCGCACGGGCCCGAATCTTTCGAAGATTGCTAGCCGGACGAACGCCAACTGGCTACACAGCTGGCTGTTGGATCCTACTAAGCTTCGTCCCTCCACCGCGATGCCTAAATTATTCGCTGATGATGAAGAAGGCAGAGCGGAAGCGAAAGCCGTGACGGCGTATCTGTCGACGTTGGGGAACTCCTCGAATCGGCCCGCAAACAAAAGCCGACCGCAGGACTTCCTGAAATCAATCAATGCCGGGCAGACCCTGTTTACATCCATCGGCTGCGTTGCCTGTCATCCCAAAGCGATCTCCAAGGACAAGCTGGACACAGGCGTCTATGGTTTTGGAGGTGTGGCGGCGGTATCCTGGGAATATCCTCTGGGCACTGTCGGGAGCAAATTTACGGAACAGTCTCTCATCGAGTACTTGCAGAATCCGCTCTATACGAATCCGCATGGCCGTATGCCGAACATGAATCTCGCGGGCGCGGATACCGTCAACATAGCCCGTTATCTCCTGCAATCGACCGAACAGCTTCCCGCCATGTCCGCGCTGAATCAGCCGCCTTCCGCTGGTCTGGTCAGCAAGGCGGTCTCTACCGATAAAGAGAAAGCGGAATTCGCCAAAGTGGATTCGGCAAAGCAGTGGCAAATTATCGGGCAGAAATTGGTTGCCACCAAGGGCTGCGTGAATTGTCACATTATCGAAACTCCAGGATCCAAGCTGTCCGTCGGTAAATATCCGGCACTGGAAGAAATTCGGGCCAGCACGCAACCCGGTTGTACTTCACTCACCCACTCCAAAGGTCCGCGCTACAGTCTCAACGAAAATCAGAAAACGGCTTTGCAGACCTTCTTGAAATCGAAACAAGTCTGGCCGGGAAATAAAGCCACTTCCTATCAAACAAGTCTGGCCTTCAAACGATTTGCCTGTCTGAACTGCCATCAGCGCGACGGAGAAGGCGGGATTTCGAATGATCTGGCGGAGCTGATTAAGAAATCGGAAAAAGCCGAAAATGTCGATGATATTCGGCCGCCCGTTCTTACGGGCGTCGGCCACAAATTGAGAACGAGTTGGTTCCGGCAACTGCTGTTGGAATCGGGGCGTTCGCGTCCCTGGATGGGGCTTCGAATGCCGCAGTATGGCTCCGCCAATATCCAATTTCTTGTGGAAGGCTTGAGCCGGGTCGAAGCCGCCGAGCCGGACGATTCGATTCAGGTAGTGGCTCCTTCCAAGGAACTGCTGGATGCAGGACGGCTGATGGTTGGGAAAAATGGCCTGGGCTGTATTTCCTGCCACGATATTGCGGGTATTCCGAACACGGGTACGCGTGGGCCGGATCTGGCGACGACCAATCAACGCGTCCGATACGATTGGTATCTCCGCTGGCTGGAGCAACCGCAGCGGATGGCTCCGAATACGCGTATGCCGCAGATCTTCGTGAACGGTAAATCACCGCTTCCCAACTTGCTGGGAGGTGACAGCCATAAGCAGGCCGATGCCATGTGGGCCTATATGTCCCTCGGACCGACGATGCCCTTGCCCTTCGGTCTTGAACCGCCCAAGGGGGTGACCATCGCCGTTCGGGAGCGAGCTGAGATTTTACGGACTTTCATGCCGGAAACCGGTAGCCGGAGCATCGCCGTCGGCTACCCGGGGCATCTGAATATGGTCTTCGATGCGGCCACTTGTCGCACGGCCTATGTCTGGTCGGGCAACTTCCTCGATGCCTCCCCCGTATGGAATGATCGCGGTGGTGCCCCCGCCAAGATCCTGGGTACAAAAATCTGGGCCGCACCCGAGGTGAATCCCTGGGCGGCAACTTCCAGTAATGAAGCACCTGACTTTAAAACTCGCAAGAACGATCCCGCGTACGGGGCTCGCTTACCCGACCTGAAGCGATTCGATGGTGAACCGCGGCTGAACTTCGAGGGTTATGCTCTCGATAAAGACGGGCTGCCGACCTTCCGGTATCGCGTTAAGAGCGATTCGGCGGAGCCGCTTCAGATCTCGGAGAAGCCGCGACCACTGGCTTCCTCCTCGATGAACGGTCTCGAAAGAGATTATTCGCTTCAGGCTCCCGATGGCCAGCAAACCTGGTTACTAGTAGCTACTTCGACGACTCCGCCGAAGTGGATCGAATCGCCGAAAAAGTTTTCGACCCTGACGGAATCTCAAACCTTGGCTTCGACGAGCCTAATTGCTGTGGCCGGGGAAGGGCGGCGAGTCACTGTATACCAAACCAGTTCTCTGAGTTGTCCCGCGACCTGGGTCATTCGAAAAAATGGTACTAATTTTGAGGTCCTTCTGAAGATCTCGGCCGATTCCAAGAAGAAGGAGTCGTTGAAAGTTCGTAGCTGGATGCCGGCCCAATTGGACGAAACTTCGCTTCAATTTATATTCGAATCGAAGTAA